A genome region from Brassica napus cultivar Da-Ae chromosome A1 unlocalized genomic scaffold, Da-Ae chrA01_Random_22, whole genome shotgun sequence includes the following:
- the LOC125593890 gene encoding uncharacterized protein LOC125593890, whose product MNNNKTELFISGVDQSETAAITSYGFPYGTLPIRYLGFPLMSRKLKISEYAPLMVKLNMSFQSWSAKLLSFAGRLQLLKTVIFGTVTFWTSAYILPKVVYAKLSLSAPVSYGPMFKVYLAATVNTPSLWVDWHQSTHLTGQSFWTINAAPTDSWAWRKLLDLRPLALRFCKSQLGNGKNTSFWHDVWTPLGQLRSFIGDAGPRSLRVRTTAMVADTVTRSRWNLPHPRSQREVDLHAYLTTINLPLPVDVLNNVEVLRPRQASQSWVDVVWFKGAIPKHSFNMWVANYDRLPTRSRLAAWGLPITSSCPFCSNFDETRDHLLLSCEYSVTIWREIFIRCHPPASPFANWSELLSWIRVATSSKLKLLRKLASQTMVYHVWKQRNNLIHNQTSVPAATVFRGIDRELRNIISARRHRKRFDPLMVMWLR is encoded by the exons ATGAATAACAACAAAACGGAGCTGTTTATCTCGGGGGTGGACCAAAGTGAAACCGCTGCTATAACTAGCTATGGTTTCCCTTATGGTACTCTCCCTATTAGATATCTTGGCTTCCCGTTGATGAGCCGCAAGCTAAAAATATCTGAGTATGCCCCTCTTATGGTCAAGCTTAACATGTCCTTTCAGTCTTGGTCGGCTAAACTTCTATCTTTCGCCGGTAGATTACAGTTGCTCAAGACCGTCATCTTTGGAACGGTTACTTTCTGGACATCGGCCTACATTTTGCCAAAGGTTGTATACGCCAAATTGAGTCTCTCTGCTCCCGTTTCCTATG GTCCTATGTTTAAAGTTTATTTGGCTGCTACTGTCAACACACCCTCTCTATGGGTAGACTGGCACCAGAGTACGCACCTGACAGGGCAATCTTTTTGGACAATAAATGCGGCTCCAACAGACTCTTGGGCTTGGCGGAAACTGTTGGACCTTCGGCCTCTAGCGCTTCGATTCTGTAAAAGTCAGCTAGGGAACGGGAAGAACACTAGCTTTTGGCACGACGTCTGGACTCCGTTGGGCCAGCTAAGAAGCTTCATTGGCGACGCAGGTCCAAGATCCCTCCGAGTTAGAACAACCGCGATGGTAGCTGACACAGTCACGAGATCAAGATGGAATCTACCTCACCCCCGCTCGCAAAGGGAAGTTGACCTACATGCTTACCTCACTACTATTAATTTGCCACTACCTGTTGAT GTCCTCAACAACGTGGAGGTACTGAGGCCGAGACAAGCTTCACAAAGCTGGGTGGACGTCGTATGGTTCAAAGGAGCAATTCCCAAGCATAGTTTCAACATGTGGGTCGCAAACTACGATCGTTTACCAACACGTTCCAGGCTCGCAGCATGGGGGCTACCTATCACTTCATCCTGCCCCTTCTGCTCCAACTTCGACGAAACCAGAGACCATCTCCTACTCTCCTGTGAGTACAGCGTCACCATATGGAGGGAGATCTTCATCCGCTGCCATCCACCTGCTTCGCCTTTTGCAAACTGGTCCGAATTGCTTTCTTGGATCAGAGTTGCCACATCTTCAAAGCTAAAACTGCTAAGGAAGCTAGCGTCACAAACTATGGTCTACCACGTGTGGAAACAGAGGAACAACCTGATTCACAATCAAACATCAGTACCGGCTGCGACTGTGTTCCGAGGCATCGACAGAGAGCTAAGGAACATCATCTCAGCAAGGAGACATAGAAAGAGATTTGATCCTCTCATGGTTATGTGGCTGAGATAG